From Glycine soja cultivar W05 chromosome 4, ASM419377v2, whole genome shotgun sequence, the proteins below share one genomic window:
- the LOC114410763 gene encoding uncharacterized protein LOC114410763 gives MPFGEALQQMPLYAKFLKDMLTRKNKYIYSDNIIVEGNCSAVIQWIHPSKHKDLGSVTIPCSIGEVSVGKALIDLGASINLMPLSMCRRLGELEIMPTRMTLQLADRSITKPY, from the coding sequence atgccctttggagaagctctacagcagatgccactctatgcTAAATTTCTGAAAGACATGCTAACTAGGAAGAACAAGTACATCTATAGTGACAACATCATTGTGGAAGGAAACTGCAGTGCCGTAATTCAATGGATCCATCCATCGAAACATAAGGATCTAGGCAGTGTCACTATTCCTTGTTCTATAGGTGAAGTTTCTGTTGGCAAGGCTCTTATTGACTTGGGGGCCAGTATTAATTTGATGCCGCTTTCCATGTGTCGGAGACTtggagagttggagataatgCCTACTAGGATGACTTTACAGTTAGCAGATCGCTCCATCACCAAACCTTATTGA